A single Primulina eburnea isolate SZY01 chromosome 11, ASM2296580v1, whole genome shotgun sequence DNA region contains:
- the LOC140804218 gene encoding uncharacterized protein isoform X2 has product MLKQKDCSRLSMDSRVYIDGNTKNDMPFVLEFGQSTSGRATGTPMKKLLACELAKEVEPKRRSPSIIAKLMGLEGLPSPSHVHRQQQWFAENHQPKNHLTKAQRNTLLYDGRSNSKSPMEQLEFKDVYEDLEASHVVNQRRSSRWSASSMLMKPEKVLSQQKFMDAKHLSADEKFQHFKEMNGTLGSLDSSKTMLLKFLENPDSLVVKNLHDLQVDHSRKPSDYANYDSNFKAWKAARDISTKHDNCSHPNRKDGLLLDPHNRHIAHISCQSTKVRPDNNAKRILPTRIVVLKPNLGKVQNGGAPLSPPDHLHDCPPHLRKMNGYSSFNCTKTVTFGRKDSSYNMGFTKLMSNEAREKARAITRRMKDACDGPMDLMSSGFRGYAGDESSYDSFESESDSDSEMFKLTSRNSFESKCGCPSYNSVESHFNIETKKKLSDGWKMAHKYQDAEIVAKERSLGEMLAKRDKEMKPKFSYAKTSLNSTSKELGSNNGSAKWNGPLGISSRDGREDEIKKTSSRSRSLPPYVGGRSQRRSKCRDVLSTAKTLGHSDPVSNGGNTVVKANLRLKEGTSSKDSQSRPKKPLPCLNRPINDLDSSLEANLEIQRDTKIVNLPVKQPMFQTVLEDEIRAIPESDAIKTAESDAIKTAENGSSILPRKHSKLLPELESSAVDKESAARDPEDTLVQKTHKVPSDQDSPTLERQGIELDSSESSKEADHFSPMSVLEIPFTEDTASNTDSFERVGAELRELRMQLRLLKMESGKYTEEEVAQESPMCSEGQDTSDTWESSYIFDVLMDSGIEESGLHIFKTAWYTPECPLNPKLFNDLEKKYNYNTTVLKCERKLLFDRVNSAFLGYFQQHVDTCPWVMEKRLKLHPDLQKEELREAFEKLIGQDFAIERISETILHPETKWFDSKEEIDVIGNEIEALLVDDLILEVFM; this is encoded by the exons ATGCTGAAGCAGAAGGACTGCTCAAGATTGTCCATGGATTCTCGTGTTTATATCGATGGAAACACCAAGAATGATATG CCATTTGTGTTGGAATTTGGCCAAAGCACTTCAGGAAGAGCCACTGGAACACCGATGAAGAAGTTACTGGCATGTGAACTAGCAAAAGAAGTTGAACCAAAGAGACGCTCGCCAAGTATTATTGCCAAATTGATGGGCCTTGAAGGGCTGCCGTCCCCCAGTCATGTTCATAGACAACAGCAATGGTTTGCAGAAAACCATCAgccaaaaaatcatttaactaaAGCCCAAAGGAATACCCTACTCTATGATGGGCGATCAAACAGCAAAAGTCCGATGGAGCAGCTAGAATTTAAGGATGTTTACGAGGATCTGGAAGCATCACATGTAGTTAATCAGCGTCGTTCGTCGAGATGGAGTGCGAGCTCAATGCTTATGAAACCTGAAAAGGTACTCAGCCAGCAGAAGTTTATGGATGCAAAACATCTTTCTGCTGACGAAAAATTTCAGCATTTTAAAGAGATGAATGGCACCTTAGGTTCGCTAGATTCTAGTAAGACCATGTTGCTGAAATTTCTCGAGAATCCAGATTCTTTAGTTGTGAAGAATTTGCATGATCTGCAAGTTGACCATTCCAGGAAGCCATCGGATTATGCAAATTATGACAGCAATTTCAAAGCATGGAAAGCAGCCAGAGATATTTCAACTAAACATGACAACTGTTCTCATCCCAACCGCAAAGACGGTCTTCTTCTCGACCCACACAATCGCCATATAGCTCATATTTCTTGCCAGTCTACAAAGGTTCGACCAGACAACAATGCGAAAAGGATTCTTCCCACGAGGATTGTTGTTCTGAAGCCCAATCTTGGGAAGGTTCAAAATGGAGGTGCACCTCTTTCGCCACCTGATCACTTGCATGATTGTCCCCCACATCTCAGGAAAATGAACGGATATTCAAGTTTTAACTGTACCAAGACAGTAACATTTGGTAGGAAAGATTCTTCTTATAATATGGGATTCACAAAGCTCATGTCAAATGAAGCTAGAGAAAAAGCCAGGGCAATTACAAGACGAATGAAAGATGCTTGTGATGGGCCGATGGATTTGATGTCTTCTGGGTTCAGAGGATATGCAGGAGATGAGAGTTCGTATGATTCTTTTGAGAGTGAATCTGATAGTGATTCAGAAATGTTTAAGCTGACGTCTAGAAATTCTTTTGAGAGCAAGTGTGGATGCCCATCTTATAATTCTGTTGAGTCCCATTTCAATATAGAGACGAAAAAGAAACTATCTGACGGGTGGAAGATGGCTCACAAGTATCAAGATGCAGAAATTGTTGCTAAGGAGAGGTCGTTGGGTGAAATGCTAGCCAAGCGTGATAAAGAAATGAAGCCTAAATTTTCGTATGCTAAGACGAGTCTCAACAGTACAAGCAAAGAACTTGGTAGCAATAATGGATCTGCTAAGTGGAATGGTCCTCTAGGCATCAGCTCTAGGGATGGTCGGGAGGATGAAATAAAGAAAACTTCATCTAGATCGAGATCTCTTCCACCATATGTTGGTGGAAGAAGCCAGAGAAGAAGCAAATGTCGCGATGTTTTGTCTACAGCCAAAACTCTGGGACATAGTGACCCTGTTAGTAATGGTGGTAATACGGTTGTGAAAGCAAATCTACGTTTGAAAGAAGGCACTTCGTCCAAAGATTCACAATCTAGGCCCAAGAAGCCTCTTCCTTGTCTGAACAGACCCATTAATGATCTAGATTCTTCATTAGAAGCCAATTTGGAGATCCAAAGGGACACGAAGATTGTGAACTTACCCGTAAAACAACCGATGTTTCAGACTGTTTTGGAAGATGAAATCCGTGCAATTCCGGAATCTGATGCAATAAAGACTGCGGAATCTGATGCAATAAAGACTGCGGAAAATGGAAGCTCAATTTTACCTCGGAAACATTCTAAGTTGCTTCCAGAGCTAGAATCCTCCGCCGTGGATAAAGAATCTGCTGCCCGTGACCCAGAAGATACCCTTGTCCAG AAAACACACAAGGTACCATCTGATCAAGATTCTCCTACCTTGGAGCGGCAGGGAATTGAGCTGGACTCTTCAGAAAGCTCAAAGGAAGCTGATCATTTCAGTCCAATGTCAGTCCTTGAGATCCCTTTCACAGAAGATACGGCATCAAACACTGACAGTTTTGAGAGAGTCGGTGCTGAACTTCGTG AACTTCGAATGCAGCTGCGACTTCTTAAGATGGAGTCCGGCAAATACACCGAGGAGGAGGTTGCACAAGAATCTCCAATGTGTTCTGAAGGGCAAGACACGTCCGACACCTGGGAATCTTCCTACATTTTTGACGTGCTGATGGACTCTGGTATTGAAGAATCTGGTCTCCATATATTTAAAACAGCGTGGTACACCCCAGAGTGCCCTCTGAATCCCAAGTTATTTAATGACCTCGAGAAGAAATACAACTATAACACAACTGTGTTGAAGTGTGAAAGGAAGTTACTTTTTGACAGAGTGAACTCTGCATTCTTGGGGTATTTTCAGCAGCACGTCGATACATGCCCGTGGGTCATGGAGAAAAGATTGAAATTGCATCCAGATTTGCAGAAAGAAGAGTTGAGAGAAGCTTTTGAGAAGTTGATCGGGCAAGACTTTGCGATCGAGCGGATATCAGAGACAATACTCCATCCGGAGACTAAATGGTTCGATTCGAAAGAAGAAATCGACGTGATAGGTAATGAAATTGAAGCGCTACTCGTAGATGACCTGATATTAGAAGTTTTCATGTAA
- the LOC140804218 gene encoding uncharacterized protein isoform X1, with the protein MERARHRKSKSVSGLDGNGQMLKQKDCSRLSMDSRVYIDGNTKNDMPFVLEFGQSTSGRATGTPMKKLLACELAKEVEPKRRSPSIIAKLMGLEGLPSPSHVHRQQQWFAENHQPKNHLTKAQRNTLLYDGRSNSKSPMEQLEFKDVYEDLEASHVVNQRRSSRWSASSMLMKPEKVLSQQKFMDAKHLSADEKFQHFKEMNGTLGSLDSSKTMLLKFLENPDSLVVKNLHDLQVDHSRKPSDYANYDSNFKAWKAARDISTKHDNCSHPNRKDGLLLDPHNRHIAHISCQSTKVRPDNNAKRILPTRIVVLKPNLGKVQNGGAPLSPPDHLHDCPPHLRKMNGYSSFNCTKTVTFGRKDSSYNMGFTKLMSNEAREKARAITRRMKDACDGPMDLMSSGFRGYAGDESSYDSFESESDSDSEMFKLTSRNSFESKCGCPSYNSVESHFNIETKKKLSDGWKMAHKYQDAEIVAKERSLGEMLAKRDKEMKPKFSYAKTSLNSTSKELGSNNGSAKWNGPLGISSRDGREDEIKKTSSRSRSLPPYVGGRSQRRSKCRDVLSTAKTLGHSDPVSNGGNTVVKANLRLKEGTSSKDSQSRPKKPLPCLNRPINDLDSSLEANLEIQRDTKIVNLPVKQPMFQTVLEDEIRAIPESDAIKTAESDAIKTAENGSSILPRKHSKLLPELESSAVDKESAARDPEDTLVQKTHKVPSDQDSPTLERQGIELDSSESSKEADHFSPMSVLEIPFTEDTASNTDSFERVGAELRELRMQLRLLKMESGKYTEEEVAQESPMCSEGQDTSDTWESSYIFDVLMDSGIEESGLHIFKTAWYTPECPLNPKLFNDLEKKYNYNTTVLKCERKLLFDRVNSAFLGYFQQHVDTCPWVMEKRLKLHPDLQKEELREAFEKLIGQDFAIERISETILHPETKWFDSKEEIDVIGNEIEALLVDDLILEVFM; encoded by the exons ATGGAGAGAGCTCGACACAGGAAGTCCAAAAGTGTTTCTGGCTTAGATG GAAATGGGCAGATGCTGAAGCAGAAGGACTGCTCAAGATTGTCCATGGATTCTCGTGTTTATATCGATGGAAACACCAAGAATGATATG CCATTTGTGTTGGAATTTGGCCAAAGCACTTCAGGAAGAGCCACTGGAACACCGATGAAGAAGTTACTGGCATGTGAACTAGCAAAAGAAGTTGAACCAAAGAGACGCTCGCCAAGTATTATTGCCAAATTGATGGGCCTTGAAGGGCTGCCGTCCCCCAGTCATGTTCATAGACAACAGCAATGGTTTGCAGAAAACCATCAgccaaaaaatcatttaactaaAGCCCAAAGGAATACCCTACTCTATGATGGGCGATCAAACAGCAAAAGTCCGATGGAGCAGCTAGAATTTAAGGATGTTTACGAGGATCTGGAAGCATCACATGTAGTTAATCAGCGTCGTTCGTCGAGATGGAGTGCGAGCTCAATGCTTATGAAACCTGAAAAGGTACTCAGCCAGCAGAAGTTTATGGATGCAAAACATCTTTCTGCTGACGAAAAATTTCAGCATTTTAAAGAGATGAATGGCACCTTAGGTTCGCTAGATTCTAGTAAGACCATGTTGCTGAAATTTCTCGAGAATCCAGATTCTTTAGTTGTGAAGAATTTGCATGATCTGCAAGTTGACCATTCCAGGAAGCCATCGGATTATGCAAATTATGACAGCAATTTCAAAGCATGGAAAGCAGCCAGAGATATTTCAACTAAACATGACAACTGTTCTCATCCCAACCGCAAAGACGGTCTTCTTCTCGACCCACACAATCGCCATATAGCTCATATTTCTTGCCAGTCTACAAAGGTTCGACCAGACAACAATGCGAAAAGGATTCTTCCCACGAGGATTGTTGTTCTGAAGCCCAATCTTGGGAAGGTTCAAAATGGAGGTGCACCTCTTTCGCCACCTGATCACTTGCATGATTGTCCCCCACATCTCAGGAAAATGAACGGATATTCAAGTTTTAACTGTACCAAGACAGTAACATTTGGTAGGAAAGATTCTTCTTATAATATGGGATTCACAAAGCTCATGTCAAATGAAGCTAGAGAAAAAGCCAGGGCAATTACAAGACGAATGAAAGATGCTTGTGATGGGCCGATGGATTTGATGTCTTCTGGGTTCAGAGGATATGCAGGAGATGAGAGTTCGTATGATTCTTTTGAGAGTGAATCTGATAGTGATTCAGAAATGTTTAAGCTGACGTCTAGAAATTCTTTTGAGAGCAAGTGTGGATGCCCATCTTATAATTCTGTTGAGTCCCATTTCAATATAGAGACGAAAAAGAAACTATCTGACGGGTGGAAGATGGCTCACAAGTATCAAGATGCAGAAATTGTTGCTAAGGAGAGGTCGTTGGGTGAAATGCTAGCCAAGCGTGATAAAGAAATGAAGCCTAAATTTTCGTATGCTAAGACGAGTCTCAACAGTACAAGCAAAGAACTTGGTAGCAATAATGGATCTGCTAAGTGGAATGGTCCTCTAGGCATCAGCTCTAGGGATGGTCGGGAGGATGAAATAAAGAAAACTTCATCTAGATCGAGATCTCTTCCACCATATGTTGGTGGAAGAAGCCAGAGAAGAAGCAAATGTCGCGATGTTTTGTCTACAGCCAAAACTCTGGGACATAGTGACCCTGTTAGTAATGGTGGTAATACGGTTGTGAAAGCAAATCTACGTTTGAAAGAAGGCACTTCGTCCAAAGATTCACAATCTAGGCCCAAGAAGCCTCTTCCTTGTCTGAACAGACCCATTAATGATCTAGATTCTTCATTAGAAGCCAATTTGGAGATCCAAAGGGACACGAAGATTGTGAACTTACCCGTAAAACAACCGATGTTTCAGACTGTTTTGGAAGATGAAATCCGTGCAATTCCGGAATCTGATGCAATAAAGACTGCGGAATCTGATGCAATAAAGACTGCGGAAAATGGAAGCTCAATTTTACCTCGGAAACATTCTAAGTTGCTTCCAGAGCTAGAATCCTCCGCCGTGGATAAAGAATCTGCTGCCCGTGACCCAGAAGATACCCTTGTCCAG AAAACACACAAGGTACCATCTGATCAAGATTCTCCTACCTTGGAGCGGCAGGGAATTGAGCTGGACTCTTCAGAAAGCTCAAAGGAAGCTGATCATTTCAGTCCAATGTCAGTCCTTGAGATCCCTTTCACAGAAGATACGGCATCAAACACTGACAGTTTTGAGAGAGTCGGTGCTGAACTTCGTG AACTTCGAATGCAGCTGCGACTTCTTAAGATGGAGTCCGGCAAATACACCGAGGAGGAGGTTGCACAAGAATCTCCAATGTGTTCTGAAGGGCAAGACACGTCCGACACCTGGGAATCTTCCTACATTTTTGACGTGCTGATGGACTCTGGTATTGAAGAATCTGGTCTCCATATATTTAAAACAGCGTGGTACACCCCAGAGTGCCCTCTGAATCCCAAGTTATTTAATGACCTCGAGAAGAAATACAACTATAACACAACTGTGTTGAAGTGTGAAAGGAAGTTACTTTTTGACAGAGTGAACTCTGCATTCTTGGGGTATTTTCAGCAGCACGTCGATACATGCCCGTGGGTCATGGAGAAAAGATTGAAATTGCATCCAGATTTGCAGAAAGAAGAGTTGAGAGAAGCTTTTGAGAAGTTGATCGGGCAAGACTTTGCGATCGAGCGGATATCAGAGACAATACTCCATCCGGAGACTAAATGGTTCGATTCGAAAGAAGAAATCGACGTGATAGGTAATGAAATTGAAGCGCTACTCGTAGATGACCTGATATTAGAAGTTTTCATGTAA